From Bacteroidota bacterium:
ATGCTGAAAACAACGGGCGACGGGAAGGTCGCGTCCAGGTCATCCACTACCTGAATGTGATTCAATGAATCAAGATACAGATTTTGGACGGTAATCACATACGTTACATTATAACTGCCATTATCTAATTGCGTCATTTCAGAAACAGCCTTGGCAAGACCAACTGCCGCGTTGGGCGGCAGAAACACCGGTGTCGGGTTATTCTCACCGTTTTCATTCGGGTTTCCATCACCATCAGGGTCTACTTCAGTTCCTTTGTTTGAAACATCCCATGCAATTAATCCACTCGTATCAGCTGCTTTTACAAGTGCAGTATTCAAGAATGGGCCGAATGAACCTTTTGGTACGATGTTTAAAAATATCAATATTGTTTCCGTTTGCCCCGGCAACAAGGAACTAGCGGCACTTACCAATAAGTTGGTATCCGATATCCCATTATAAAAGCAATTTTGCACCAATTGTCCGGTAACTGAAGGAGGCGCATTTAGTGTAAAATCTACCGGGCAGGGAAACGTTTTTCTTAAATTATCAGTAAGCTGAATGTTATACAAGGGTCTGTTTCCAAGATTTGCTACTTTAAACAAAAAGGTAAGATTATAGCTGCCGTCAGGCTGGTATTGAGGAACTCCGGCCAATTTAGCCAGACCAATCACCGGTTGTGACGGATTAGGGTACACATTGATATACACGTAAGCATTGCTGCACGCTCCCGCTAAATCGCACACAACAAAACATACGGTATCCATCCCGACAAAACCGGAATCGGGAATATATACAATGCATGCTTCCTGAAGATTTGCAAAAACGTATCCATCTCCGTTATCAATACATCCGAGCCCACTAATAGAATATGGCATATCGCCATCCACATCAGTAATCGGAAGACAAATAAACAGCATACTATCCTGCTCCAGATTCACGAGAGTATCGTGAATGAATGGCGGATCATTGACCGGAAGAATATTTATTATCAACATTCCTATATCACATAGTCCCAGGCTGTCACATACAGTAACACAAACGGTGTCTGAACCAGAATAATTTTGTATGGGTGTATAAGTAATGCAAATCGTTCCTGAATTGAGAATAGCAGAAGCATTTCCGTTTGAGATGCAACTGATTCCTGAAAAAATTAATGGCAGCGGACCATCAGGGTCAGTCACAGGCAGACATATCGTGATTGTGCTGTCTTCCGACACGTTCACCAGGGAATCTCCAACAACAGGAGCATCATTAATCGGGTTAATGTTTATATACACTACCGCATTAGAGCACAAGCCGGTAAAATCGCAGACCAAATAATCAAACTGATCGGTATCATAGAAATTTGAATCCGGAGTGAAAGCTACAGCACCTGTATTTGTATCCACAGTAACAGTGCCGTGTATCGGAGAAACACTAATAACAACACTTCCCGGATTGAGGTTGCTATCGCAATCACTATCATTCGCAAGAATATCAATAACTACGGGTGTATCTTCATCCGTTGTGGCAAAATCAGTCGCGGCAAATGGCGCTGCATTCACAATTACCAACTGGCTGCACGACGACGTATTTCCAGAACTATCCAACACAGTATAAATAACAATGGTTGAATCCAACGGAAATACTGAAGGTGCAGTGCTGGTCAGAATTGTTGTATTGCAATTATCATTCACCAGCGGATTTGCAAGAATAACACCGTTTGCAGAGCATGCCCCCGGAGTTGTTGCAGTTATTATGGTAGGTGGACAAACAATTGTGGGGACAATGGTGTCAATTACATTCACAGTCAGGCTGCACGTTGCAGAATTTCCCATCAAATCAGAAGCGATGAAAGTAACATCCGATAATCCATGATTGAATATACGGGAACCAATCTGGTTGATACCTGTTAATGAAGATGCCGCAACCGTTGCGCCCGTAATCGTCCAGGTAAGATTGCTCAAAGTGCAGTTATCGTAACTATTTACATTGGGCACCCAAACTGTCGCATCACATCCTGAAACAAGATTTACGCTGATATTACCACCGCATGACAAAGACGGTGGAATGCTGTCAATAACGGTGATTGTTTGTGTACAATTTGTCGTGCTGCCGTTCGCATAAGTCACAGTCCAGACAACACTGGTTGTTCCTAAAAGATAAATACCGCTTGCATCATCAGTTCCATTAATATTATTCTGAACATTTGTTACGCAACCAATTCCTGACGTGAGATTTAAAGCAGGCACATTCACATAAGCGCTGCATATTCCCGAATCAGTGCTGACGGATATATTGTATGGGCAAATAAGCGGTGGATTTTGCGTTACAGTGAGTATCATCGTATCCACAACATCGCTGCATGATGGCTCCGCCTCGCCTACAAGTGTCAGTACAATTACACCTGCCAGAGCATCAGTTAGACTTGGGTAATATACAGGATTCTTATTGGTAGGATTTGAGAAAATACCATTCCCTGATGTAGTCCAGTGTAAGGATTGACAATTTGATGCTGATGCACCCGACAGCATAAACGGAATTGCCTGACACGTCTGACCATCAAGTCCGGCGTCAACCATGGGAGCAGCATTTACATGAATATGAACATAATCATAATTGGCAGCGCACATACCATTTTCAATAACCCAATTGAATCCATAATCGCCTGTCACAAGATTGGAAATAGTACAGTTGTTACTAAGGGAATCACTAAAAACAGCCACTGTTGGTCCGATAACCTGCTCCCAGTAGCCATGTCCAAATGCAGGAATATTTCCATTAATCACAGTTGATGCAGTATTTCCGTTTTGAACACAAATAATTTGATCAGGCCCGGCATATGATACGGATGGCAAATTATTGTTTATGACAATAAGGGTATCTGTCGAAAAACAATTACCGGAAGGATAAACTGTCGTGAGCGTATAAATAAATTTGTAGGTTCCACCAATCAGACCGGAAACTCCTGCTATTGGAGCGTTATGTGGACTGATTTGAACAGTATTTGGACCTGACAGCTGCGACCATGAGCCATTTGTTCCTGAAGGAAAATTACCGACAAGAAATGTATTTACCGCATTACACCATTGCTGAGACGGACCGCCATCAGCAACAATTGCCTGATTCACCCTTACGAAAACAGTATCATTGTTAACTGCAGGTGGTAGCGGAACACCGGCATCATAAATACCAATTACAACCGTATCCATTCCATAAAATCCGACAGTGGGTTGATATGAAAAATCACCATTGTTACTTAAAATAAACTGTCCGTGAAGTGGCCCGAACACCGGAGAAATTACGGCAGTAAGCTGCGTACCTTCAGGATCCCAATCACCATTTGCCAGAACATTTCCAGAATAAAAACCATCTGCACACATCAACAGATGCTCATTGTAGATAACCGGCTCAGAATTTACAGGTGTTACCGTGATAAACAAAGTATCGCTTGCACAAGCAGCCGGCAGCGGAATTCCGCCATCACAAAGTGAAATTACAACAGTATCGAAGCCATTAAAATATGCAGCAGGAATATAGGTCACAATACCACCCGGACTAATTCCAACACTCCCATGTGCAGGACCGTAGAGAGGCATTGTCGTCGCTGCCAATGCTGTTCCATCAGGATCTAAATCACCATTTAAAATACTACCGGAATAGCTCGTATTTTCAGCAATAATAACGTGTTCATTTACGGTAACAGGCACATCATTAACGGGGTTAATCGTAAGAAATAATGTATCGTTAGAACAGGCTGCAGGCAAGGGAATTCCGCCATCGCAAACACTTAACACAACCATTTCCTGACCAAAATAATTGGGGGTTGGTGTATAAATAAATGCGCCGTTCGGACTGATAATTATTGTTCCGTGCGCCGGTCCACTAATCGGTGATGTTGAAACAATCAGGTTTGTTCCATCAGGATCAAAGTCACCATTTGATAATACAGAACCCGTGAACGGCGTGTCCTCTAAAAGCAATAGATGCTCATTAAATGTTATCGGCGAATCATTCACTGCATTGACACCAATAAATACAGTATCATAGGAACAAGCCGATGGAAGCGGGATTCCATAATCACAAACGTTCACAACAAAAATATCCTGACCATTATAATTAAGCCCCGGTGAATAAGTAAACTGCCCGTTATTACTGATATTCACACTTCCATGCAATGGACCCATGACAGGATAAATAATGACACCCAGCGGTGTGCCCTCAATATCATAATCGCCATTTGCCAGCATATTGCCGATGAAA
This genomic window contains:
- a CDS encoding Ig-like domain-containing protein encodes the protein NCGIKTLTFALSGATSGSGTSLNNITFNKGTTTVTWIAVDSANNSVNCSFSVQVNDNTNPVIICPANVVLHSAPGACSLASVSVNLGTPSVYDNCGVAGIVNNAPAISYPVGLSYINWTVTDGSGNSTSCQQIVTILGVPMAVNDSAVTNEDTSHLINVLLNDLDCDHNYGASSVNVLANPSHGNAIVNPINGMITYFPNPNYNGNDQFTYGFCDSSGFCTQAIVYIVVLAVNDSPVTVNEYLTTFEDASALGSVLVNGDYDPDGTALDALTIPVDGPGYGSITIYPTGVFIYTPANNYNGMDTVVVSICDQGIPFPSSCSNDSIFILVNPVNDAPVTFDEAIVVPEDSLFSGNVLLNADFDPDGTSLTVNQAPLAGPSHGSIIIDSLGNYTYTPFPGYNGSDQVVVSICDHGVPMPSACSNDIIIIDVIPKNDAPVTFNEYIVTTEDVSYTGSVLNNGDIDPDGTTLSVATLPVSGPAHGTIIVHPNGVFTYTPGINYYGQDMVVLSVCDGGIPLPAACSNDTLFISITPVNDPPVTFNEHLFTNEDTPFIGNMLANGDYDIEGTPLGVIIYPVMGPLHGSVNISNNGQFTYSPGLNYNGQDIFVVNVCDYGIPLPSACSYDTVFIGVNAVNDSPITFNEHLLLLEDTPFTGSVLSNGDFDPDGTNLIVSTSPISGPAHGTIIISPNGAFIYTPTPNYFGQEMVVLSVCDGGIPLPAACSNDTLFLTINPVNDVPVTVNEHVIIAENTSYSGSILNGDLDPDGTALAATTMPLYGPAHGSVGISPGGIVTYIPAAYFNGFDTVVISLCDGGIPLPAACASDTLFITVTPVNSEPVIYNEHLLMCADGFYSGNVLANGDWDPEGTQLTAVISPVFGPLHGQFILSNNGDFSYQPTVGFYGMDTVVIGIYDAGVPLPPAVNNDTVFVRVNQAIVADGGPSQQWCNAVNTFLVGNFPSGTNGSWSQLSGPNTVQISPHNAPIAGVSGLIGGTYKFIYTLTTVYPSGNCFSTDTLIVINNNLPSVSYAGPDQIICVQNGNTASTVINGNIPAFGHGYWEQVIGPTVAVFSDSLSNNCTISNLVTGDYGFNWVIENGMCAANYDYVHIHVNAAPMVDAGLDGQTCQAIPFMLSGASASNCQSLHWTTSGNGIFSNPTNKNPVYYPSLTDALAGVIVLTLVGEAEPSCSDVVDTMILTVTQNPPLICPYNISVSTDSGICSAYVNVPALNLTSGIGCVTNVQNNINGTDDASGIYLLGTTSVVWTVTYANGSTTNCTQTITVIDSIPPSLSCGGNISVNLVSGCDATVWVPNVNSYDNCTLSNLTWTITGATVAASSLTGINQIGSRIFNHGLSDVTFIASDLMGNSATCSLTVNVIDTIVPTIVCPPTIITATTPGACSANGVILANPLVNDNCNTTILTSTAPSVFPLDSTIVIYTVLDSSGNTSSCSQLVIVNAAPFAATDFATTDEDTPVVIDILANDSDCDSNLNPGSVVISVSPIHGTVTVDTNTGAVAFTPDSNFYDTDQFDYLVCDFTGLCSNAVVYININPINDAPVVGDSLVNVSEDSTITICLPVTDPDGPLPLIFSGISCISNGNASAILNSGTICITYTPIQNYSGSDTVCVTVCDSLGLCDIGMLIINILPVNDPPFIHDTLVNLEQDSMLFICLPITDVDGDMPYSISGLGCIDNGDGYVFANLQEACIVYIPDSGFVGMDTVCFVVCDLAGACSNAYVYINVYPNPSQPVIGLAKLAGVPQYQPDGSYNLTFLFKVANLGNRPLYNIQLTDNLRKTFPCPVDFTLNAPPSVTGQLVQNCFYNGISDTNLLVSAASSLLPGQTETILIFLNIVPKGSFGPFLNTALVKAADTSGLIAWDVSNKGTEVDPDGDGNPNENGENNPTPVFLPPNAAVGLAKAVSEMTQLDNGSYNVTYVITVQNLYLDSLNHIQVVDDLDATFPSPVVFSMVNPAAANSTLTANTSFNGKSEINLLVPEASFLEGGQSGTITFTVNISFAGESQIFYNSAFGSAVGPVAMIVSDSSTNGYIADPNGNSNPADPGENEPTPLLLSPSNVFIPDGFSPDGDGVNDYFVIPGIERFPDCRLAIFNRWGNKVFSKMAYDNSWHGEPNVGTFELGRDKVPQGTYYYILEFNKDNLKSATGFIVIKY